One part of the Herbiconiux aconitum genome encodes these proteins:
- a CDS encoding AraC family transcriptional regulator, translating into MAADRLSEVLDFIEVRSVVSGGSAVRGRWHTHSVIDDDLKFIAVVQGSVTLATDGIDAPLVLAPGDVAVLNGRSWLTLDGGEGPEEPQVVEPPSAGSMIDEADADAADVDILIGGRVDLNPTGKELLLRTLPAVAHVGASSAVGPQLRGHVQRLFSEIVARQVGADFAIRQYGQLLVLDIIRGFIQDTDMPAGWMKALTDERLRPALALIHEQPAKSWSLEDLARAASMSRTTFAQRFRDIAGTPPLTYLINWRMLLAQRELRGSDTRVGALAFTLGYSSESAFSSAFKRHLGESPLAYRTRARQEASLTSGQRGLT; encoded by the coding sequence ATGGCAGCTGATCGACTCTCCGAGGTTCTCGATTTCATCGAAGTGCGCAGTGTTGTGTCGGGCGGTTCCGCGGTTCGCGGTCGGTGGCACACTCACAGCGTCATCGACGATGACCTCAAATTCATTGCCGTCGTCCAGGGCAGCGTCACCCTCGCCACGGATGGAATCGACGCACCTCTCGTTCTCGCCCCCGGCGACGTCGCGGTATTGAACGGGCGATCCTGGCTGACATTGGACGGCGGCGAGGGGCCCGAAGAACCTCAGGTCGTCGAGCCGCCGTCTGCGGGCTCGATGATCGACGAAGCTGATGCTGACGCAGCTGACGTCGACATCCTGATCGGGGGTCGAGTCGATCTGAATCCCACCGGTAAAGAACTCCTTCTCCGCACCTTGCCGGCCGTCGCGCACGTCGGAGCGTCCAGCGCTGTCGGCCCGCAATTGCGCGGGCACGTGCAGCGGCTATTTTCCGAGATCGTCGCGCGCCAGGTCGGAGCGGATTTCGCGATCCGTCAGTACGGGCAGCTACTTGTTCTCGACATCATCCGCGGCTTCATCCAAGACACCGACATGCCCGCCGGATGGATGAAAGCTCTCACCGACGAACGGCTACGCCCCGCACTGGCGCTTATCCATGAACAACCCGCGAAGAGCTGGAGCTTAGAAGACCTCGCCCGCGCGGCATCCATGTCGCGCACCACATTCGCACAACGCTTCCGCGACATAGCCGGCACCCCGCCGTTGACCTACCTGATCAACTGGCGCATGTTGCTCGCACAACGCGAACTTCGCGGGAGCGACACCCGGGTCGGCGCACTAGCCTTCACCCTCGGGTACTCCTCAGAAAGCGCATTCAGCTCTGCCTTCAAGCGACACCTCGGCGAGTCGCCACTGGCCTATCGAACCCGAGCTCGCCAGGAAGCGTCGCTGACTTCAGGCCAGCGAGGTTTGACTTAG